The sequence AGGATGGAGATGTTCACGCGCGGCCTCCTGTCGGGCTCACGCCGGACCGCAAGTTCTCTCTGCCCTGCCGCCGGCTCGCCCGCCGGCCGGCCTCCTCTTCCTCTCTATCCGCGGACGGATGTACTGGCACGCGCCGTGCCAGACCCTGCGCCATCGCAGGTCCCGTGGGAGAGTTCTGTTTTAGACCTTATGACGATTGACATAGCGAAGGTCTCTGTCATCTCAGTCATGGAAGGCCCGGCAAGAGGCGGGAGGATTCGACGGTTGGAACGGCCGCAGGCGAGCGACGGCGATCGGGTCGTGACCCTCACGGCCAGGATCGTGAAGGCCTATCTGGCCGGCAACGCCCTGACTCCGCAGGCCCTGGTCGCGGTCCTGCGCGCGGTGGCGGAGGCGATCGGGCAGCTCCACCGGCATGAGAACGATCCGAGCGCGATCCGCCGGCCGACGCGACAGCAGATCCGCGACTCGATCGGGGACGACTTCCTGGTCAGCTTCGAGGACGGCCAGCGCTATCGGATGCTCAAGCGCCATCTGACGAAGTGCGGCCTCACGCCCGAGGCGTACCGGGAGAAGTGGGGCCTGCCGAAGGACTATCCGATGGTCCCGGCCTTCTACACGCGCAAGCGCGCCGCCCTCGCCAGGCGGACGAAGCTCGGGCAGTACGATCGCAGCACGGCCAAGCCTCGGTCGGATCATGCCCTCAGGGCCGCGGCCAAAGCTGCGGCCCAGGGCGCCGATCCGCGCGCGACCGAAGCGGCTTACGGGGCCTGATGGTCACGGAACAGTGTCAAGGTCGGTCTGCCGAAACTCGTCGGCGGTCGCCAGGATCGGCACGCGGTAGTATTTCGCCGAGGCGTAATGCAGGCAGTCGCCGAGATTGAGGCCCCGGCGCCCGGCTCGGTAGCGATGCGCGGCGGACAGGGCGAGCGTCGTGGCGCGCTTGGCCGGTGGCAGGTCGCGGATCTCGATCCCACGTGCCTCGAGGAACTCCAGGATGATCGGCTGGACGGCCTCGAGCGGCAGCGCGAACTTGTCCTGACGCGCCAGCGGCAGCGCCGCCTCGAGCACGGCGACCGGCGAGGTCATCCGCTTGGCCGCGCCGGCGATGGCGTCGGACACGCGCTCCGCCTCCGGTTCGTCCGAGAGGAGCGCGACGATCGCCGAGGCATCGACGAACATCAGCGCTCCCCCCACATCTCGTCGAAGGCCTCGCGCGGCAGCGGCGCGCGTGCAGCCTCGGCGAGCGCCACACCGTGCTTCTCGCGAAGGCGCGCCGCCGTCTCGCGCGGCGTTTCGGTGTTGCGTCGGCGCTCGATCGCCTCTCTCATGGCAATGACGATCGCCTCGGTGATCCCGACCCCCGCAAGCTCGGCGAACCTGCGCGTCAGCGCATCGGCCTCGGGGTTGTTGACGTTGATCGGCATCCCGGCCTCCGGCTGGAAATCCTGATGTAGACATGTAGATTGCAA comes from Methylobacterium sp. FF17 and encodes:
- a CDS encoding MucR family transcriptional regulator, with amino-acid sequence MERPQASDGDRVVTLTARIVKAYLAGNALTPQALVAVLRAVAEAIGQLHRHENDPSAIRRPTRQQIRDSIGDDFLVSFEDGQRYRMLKRHLTKCGLTPEAYREKWGLPKDYPMVPAFYTRKRAALARRTKLGQYDRSTAKPRSDHALRAAAKAAAQGADPRATEAAYGA
- a CDS encoding type II toxin-antitoxin system VapB family antitoxin, whose protein sequence is MPINVNNPEADALTRRFAELAGVGITEAIVIAMREAIERRRNTETPRETAARLREKHGVALAEAARAPLPREAFDEMWGER
- a CDS encoding type II toxin-antitoxin system VapC family toxin, whose protein sequence is MFVDASAIVALLSDEPEAERVSDAIAGAAKRMTSPVAVLEAALPLARQDKFALPLEAVQPIILEFLEARGIEIRDLPPAKRATTLALSAAHRYRAGRRGLNLGDCLHYASAKYYRVPILATADEFRQTDLDTVP